In Nicotiana tabacum cultivar K326 chromosome 11, ASM71507v2, whole genome shotgun sequence, a single window of DNA contains:
- the LOC142166366 gene encoding uncharacterized protein LOC142166366 — MRHEVPRFGMVTNIRPKLLSWWEDLHFSDQTLVRKYLGDLPSLLEIQPNNKIIEAATLFWDCERSVFRFGDIEMTPLLEEIGGLAGIAWETLGLLMPEKRKGRGFLKMMGLKKNLELTCLKESYIPFDYLYERYSHNKSYRTYPDEFAITSLGHIHRRVFVFMFYFLGLIVFPMKKARIHTRLAMVTKTLMEGIGGQPFSIVPMIIAEIYRALEKCQRGAKHFEGCNLLLQLWLIEHFQRGEYQQEIQRRDWDDHIDFHHPRRMNYMPNMFAQPEDAKVWVVLFDNLTEGQVQWMFEWFPTEEFISRSRDAPFLILIGLRGIYPYVPLRVMRQAGRKHVIPRVDKMSDFRVDDSPYKCQAQHMRHDKIVMGRDTIEPDRYHAGCAPYYSGWLEDNHDGLGQLGFARGTQDHR, encoded by the coding sequence atgaggcacgaagtccccagattcggcatggtcaccaacatccgcccaaaattgctaagctggtgggaggatcttcacttTAGTGATCAAACTCTTGTCCGAAAATATTTGGGAGACCTACCTTCTCtcctggaaatccaacccaacaacaagatcatagaagctgctactctgttctgggattgtgagaGGTCTGTATTCCGCttcggggacattgaaatgacacctttactagaagaaataggaggattggctggtataGCATGGGAAACTCTGGGTTTGTTGATGCCTGAGAAACGCAAAGGTAGGggcttcctcaaaatgatgggtttgaagaagaatctagAACTGACATGTCTAAAAGAATCATATATCCCCTTTGACTATTTGTATGAGAGGTACagtcacaacaaatcctaccgtacctatcctGACGAATTTGCTATCACATCATTAGGGCATATTCATcgaagggtctttgtattcatgttttatttcctagggttgatcgtgtttccaatgaagaaagctagaatccacaccagactggctatggtaactaagaccttaatggaaggaattggcggTCAACCATTtagcattgtgcccatgatcattgcggaaatataccgagccttggagaagtgtcaacgaggagccaaacacttcgaaggctgcaatttgctacttcagctctggctcatagAGCATTTCCAAAGGGGTGAGTACCAACAAGAGATCCagcgaagggactgggatgatcatatcgaCTTCCATCATCCGAGgcgaatgaattacatgcccaaTATGTTCGCTCAACCGGAAGATGCCAAAGTGTGGGTAGTGTTATTTGATAATCTAACTGAGGGCcaggtacaatggatgttcgagtggttccctaccgaggAATTCATCTCCCGATCCAGGGATGCACCATTTCTGATATTAATCGGTCTGAGAGGAATCTATCCCtacgtccctctccgagttatgagacaggctggtaggaagcatgTTATAcctagggtcgacaagatgagtgaCTTCCGGGTtgatgatagtccttataagTGTCAAGCTCAGCATATGAGGCACGACAAGATCgtcatggggagagataccatcgagccagacagataccacGCTGGTTGCGCTCCCTACTATTCAGgatggttggaagataatcacgatGGACTAGGCCAGCTAGGGTTTGCTAGGGGGacacaggatcatagatga